The following nucleotide sequence is from Oryctolagus cuniculus unplaced genomic scaffold, mOryCun1.1 SCAFFOLD_109, whole genome shotgun sequence.
ttctccttcatacatacacacacacatgcacacatatacatatatattatatgtaccTATGCCCTTGTTTATGTAAGCATACGTTTTGAGAATTTGGTTTCCTAAAAGTTTTGCTGAAAAAATTTCAATGAACTGAAAATACTTGTACATGTTTgagattttgtaaaattttatttcttttcctcaaTCATCTCAATAACAAATATTTCAGGAAGCTTTgtgttctttttcctctttttacaaTGCAGGACTCTGAAGATGGAAGGACTTACTTTGTCAAGATCCATGCTCCTTGGGAGGTATTAGTTACTTATGCTGAAGTATTGGGAATCAAAATGCCTATTCAGGAGAGTGATGTTCCCCAAAATGAGGACACTCCATTGACCTATATGCTTTCGGCTGTGAAACTTCCAGCGAGTGTGAAGTATCCTCATCCTGAATATTTCGCTGCCCAGTTCAGCAGACATCGTCAAGAGCTCTTCCTCATTGATGATCCATCAACTTTCTTTCCATCCTCGGCAAGAAACAGAATTGTA
It contains:
- the LOC127485527 gene encoding anoctamin-5 isoform X2 — its product is MDLHWLYPERRKEFEQNLRKSGLELEIEDKRDSEDGRTYFVKIHAPWEVLVTYAEVLGIKMPIQESDVPQNEDTPLTYMLSAVKLPASVKYPHPEYFAAQFSRHRQELFLIDDPSTFFPSSARNRIVGRETFGHIPSNVVCVPLCPCVQVCV